In a single window of the Eleginops maclovinus isolate JMC-PN-2008 ecotype Puerto Natales chromosome 6, JC_Emac_rtc_rv5, whole genome shotgun sequence genome:
- the LOC134866354 gene encoding uncharacterized protein LOC134866354 isoform X1, producing MEFTAALRGLSVSHIMTSLSNTSNCEEDAGFPLLANLQLAAPPSRTNEDMEVQSEMLPQPTTPSPGDHNPATLTLQPKTLPTEGTTEEMVAQDIVEDQTIGDCILEEGLFYVAGWLVRMLQKDQAIQVCHHCEVLLLGSTLHDHSYASPQEHPFLEAKRFTPNANLMRPSTRFFNAVRDLEEAFGRNINTFWPKSGVRQNLEKTLEGTEAFKEFHRDHPEHALLIEEISIKKCTMCRLGAEIRIRNRGLSAINEKKVAEKKVSTFTS from the exons ATGGAATTCACGGCAGCATTAAGGGGGCTGAGTGTGTCGCATATCATGACATCACTGTCGAACACCTCCAACTGTGAGGAAGATGCCGGATTTCCTCTTCTGGCCAACCTTCAACTCGCCGCTCCACCTTCCAGGACCAATGAGGATATGGAGGTGCAG AGTGAAATGTTACCTCAGCCCACCACTCCATCCCCCGGGGACCACAATCCAGCCACCCTCACTCTCCAGCCCAAAACACTGCCTACAGAGGGGACCACTGAGGAAATGGTGGCGCAGGATATTGTGGAGGACCAG ACCATTGGTGACTGTATCCTCGAAGAGGGGCTATTTTATGTTGCCGGCTGGTTGGTCAGGATGCTGCAGAAGGATCAAGCCATCCAGGTCTGTCATCACTGtgaagtgctgctgctgggctccACACTGCATGATCACAGTTACGCGTCTCCACAGGAGCACCCATTTCTGGAAGCCAAACGCTTCACTCCCAACGCGAATTTGATGAGGCCTTCAACCAGGTTCTTTAATGCGGTGAGGGATCTGGAGGAGGCATTTGGAAGAAACATCAATACCTTCTGGCCAAAGAGTGGGGTACGACAGAACCTTGAGAAGACACTGGAGGGAACAGAGGCCTTCAAAGAGTTCCACAGAGACCACCCGGAACATGCCCTTTTAATCGAGGAAATCtcgattaaaaaatgtacaatgtgtaggCTGGGGGCAGAGATCCGGATAAGAAACAGGGGCCTCTCTGCCATCAACGAGAAAAaggtggcagaaaaaaaagtatctacatttacaagttaa
- the LOC134866354 gene encoding uncharacterized protein LOC134866354 isoform X2 has protein sequence MEFTAALRGLSVSHIMTSLSNTSNCEEDAGFPLLANLQLAAPPSRTNEDMESEMLPQPTTPSPGDHNPATLTLQPKTLPTEGTTEEMVAQDIVEDQTIGDCILEEGLFYVAGWLVRMLQKDQAIQVCHHCEVLLLGSTLHDHSYASPQEHPFLEAKRFTPNANLMRPSTRFFNAVRDLEEAFGRNINTFWPKSGVRQNLEKTLEGTEAFKEFHRDHPEHALLIEEISIKKCTMCRLGAEIRIRNRGLSAINEKKVAEKKVSTFTS, from the exons ATGGAATTCACGGCAGCATTAAGGGGGCTGAGTGTGTCGCATATCATGACATCACTGTCGAACACCTCCAACTGTGAGGAAGATGCCGGATTTCCTCTTCTGGCCAACCTTCAACTCGCCGCTCCACCTTCCAGGACCAATGAGGATATGGAG AGTGAAATGTTACCTCAGCCCACCACTCCATCCCCCGGGGACCACAATCCAGCCACCCTCACTCTCCAGCCCAAAACACTGCCTACAGAGGGGACCACTGAGGAAATGGTGGCGCAGGATATTGTGGAGGACCAG ACCATTGGTGACTGTATCCTCGAAGAGGGGCTATTTTATGTTGCCGGCTGGTTGGTCAGGATGCTGCAGAAGGATCAAGCCATCCAGGTCTGTCATCACTGtgaagtgctgctgctgggctccACACTGCATGATCACAGTTACGCGTCTCCACAGGAGCACCCATTTCTGGAAGCCAAACGCTTCACTCCCAACGCGAATTTGATGAGGCCTTCAACCAGGTTCTTTAATGCGGTGAGGGATCTGGAGGAGGCATTTGGAAGAAACATCAATACCTTCTGGCCAAAGAGTGGGGTACGACAGAACCTTGAGAAGACACTGGAGGGAACAGAGGCCTTCAAAGAGTTCCACAGAGACCACCCGGAACATGCCCTTTTAATCGAGGAAATCtcgattaaaaaatgtacaatgtgtaggCTGGGGGCAGAGATCCGGATAAGAAACAGGGGCCTCTCTGCCATCAACGAGAAAAaggtggcagaaaaaaaagtatctacatttacaagttaa